A genomic stretch from Dermochelys coriacea isolate rDerCor1 chromosome 24, rDerCor1.pri.v4, whole genome shotgun sequence includes:
- the LOC119847754 gene encoding toll-like receptor 2: protein MKGAGGARRESVYMPAPVPVFHAALACCSHWIVTAGDKGALETGTVWDWHGRDNCPPAALCLAPHLSPEGQRLLLCEQTCEEKTMRPLAGMCVALCLVIVGLADGAHPCLVTANKEIATCKGQNLNRVPQHLPCTLLRLDLSYNRLKEIAAGDFSALTRLQSLDLGYNNISRIAAHAFASNVQLEELSLFNNSLRQIPSLALKPLRKLRRLEMSNNLYLRSTLDEVFSTLRNLQEFSMGGSLIQMVGKWDFLPLRDIALQKFALKTASSLLEYQEGAFSVLNTTALWCDIALDKNAQALPMMLRDLRGKPLQYLRFRNLFEFTYYTESADLFSGLAEMRASKLVFYRGKFNENLLRLALLNIQKSSIRDLSLVAIDFARSSQWNRSEAGIANLTLDSLLLKDISNPDILRFDWTFTWFSGVVNLSILNINFNFVPCDTWDEMRNVVNLDISNNRLRDAYIYNQGCNYQDIMPKLERFLVAKNELTSLAVVAKLTANWPRLTHINASHNRIGGLKETACQWNPSLVWLALDHNTVTMEIFKCLPITLHYLDLSSSELDRLEMSYFVRCQNLQELKLSGNKIKFIPSEWRCPSLRILAMDGNSFGVISKGSFVNMPELTSLKAGNNPYHCTCDLYGFLQETRRKGKLTLLDWPGGWTCFHPESLLDVGVAAYTPGLTECDVRVVVAISVSVTAAVIIATMVLCWRFDVLWYLQATYRIVRSKYRARHAHPTRAYAYHAFISYSCSDADWVRQELLQRLESSSPPYRICIHERDFTPGKWIIDNIIENIESSYKIIFVLSRSFVDSEWCNYELYFAHQRAVGLGYEDVILVVKEAIDPQSLPHKFCKLRKMLSTKTYLEWPSEPSRQPFFWVQLRNVLGKPGAAEPSQDRVSLASVELGSDESMDNPGEEETAIDAVASPVS, encoded by the exons atgaagggggcggggggggcacggCGGGAAAGCGTTTACATGCCAGCGCCTGTTCCTGTCTTCCACGCCGCATTGGCATGTTGTTCCCACTGGATCGTGACTGCAGGAGATAAAGGTGCCTTGGAAACcgg GACTGTCTGGGACTGGCATGGAAGGGACAACTGCCCCCCTGCAGCGCTGTGCTTAGCTCCCCATCTGTCACCTGAGGGGCAGCGCCTCTTGCTCT GTGAACAAACATGTGAAGAGAAGACCATGCGCCCACTAGCTGGCATGTGCGTAGCTTTGTGCCTGGTGATCGTGGGACTGGCAGATGGGGCTCACCCGTGCCTTGTCACTGCCAACAAAGAAATCGCCACGTGCAAGGGTCAGAACCTGAACCGCGTTCCCCAGCATCTTCCCTGCACCCTGCTCAGACTGGATCTCTCGTATAATAGGCTCAAAGAGATCGCTGCAGGAGACTTCTCAGCGCTGACCCGGCTGCAGAGCTTGGACCTGGGCTACAACAACATCTCGCGCATCGCGGCACATGCCTTCGCCTCCAACGTCCAGCTGGAGGAACTCAGCCTATTCAACAACTCCCTGCGCCAGATCCCCTCGCTGGCCCTGAAGCCTCTGAGGAAACTGAGGCGGCTGGAGATGTCCAACAACTTGTACCTCCGCTCAACTCTGGACGAGGTCTTCAGCACTCTGAGGAACCTGCAGGAGTTCTCCATGGGTGGGTCTCTGATCCAGATGGTCGGTAAGTGGGACTTCCTCCCGCTGAGGGATATAGCCTTGCAGAAGTTTGCCCTGAAGACGGCGTCCAGCCTACTGGAGTATCAAGAAGGGGCATTCTCGGTGCTCAATACCACAGCCCTGTGGTGCGACATAGCCCTGGACAAAAATGCCCAGGCCTTGCCCATGATGCTGCGGGACCTGAGGGGTAAGCCGCTGCAGTACCTCCGCTTCCGCAACCTCTTTGAGTTCACCTACTACACTGAGTCCGCAGATCTCTTCTCTGGCTTGGCTGAGATGCGAGCCAGCAAGCTGGTCTTCTACCGGGGCAAGTTCAACGAGAACCTGCTACGTCTGGCCCTGCTGAACATCCAGAAGTCCAGCATCCGCGACCTCTCCCTGGTGGCCATTGACTTCGCCCGCTCTTCCCAGTGGAACCGCTCGGAAGCAGGCATCGCCAACCTGACCCTGGACAGCTTGTTGCTGAAAGACATCAGCAATCCCGACATCCTGCGTTTTGACTGGACCTTCACCTGGTTCAGCGGTGTGGTCAACCTCTCCATTCTCAACATCAACTTCAACTTCGTGCCCTGCGACACCTGGGACGAGATGCGCAACGTGGTGAACCTGGACATCTCCAACAACCGATTGAGGGACGCCTACATCTACAACCAGGGCTGCAACTACCAGGACATCATGCCCAAACTGGAGCGGTTCCTTGTGGCCAAAAACGAGCTGACCAGCCTGGCCGTAGTGGCTAAGCTCACAGCCAATTGGCCTCGCCTGACCCATATCAACGCCAGTCACAACCGCATCGGGGGCCTGAAGGAGACCGCGTGCCAGTGGAATCCCAGCCTGGTCTGGCTGGCCCTGGACCACAACACTGTTACCATGGAGATCTTCAAGTGCCTGCCCATCACGCTTCACTACCTGGACCTGTCCTCCTCTGAGCTGGACCGGCTGGAGATGAGCTACTTTGTCCGCTGCCAAAACCTCCAGGAGCTGAAGCTGAGTGGAAACAAGATCAAGTTCATTCCCTCAGAGTGGAGATGCCCCAGCCTGCGAATACTGGCCATGGATGGCAACTCCTTTGGTGTCATCAGCAAGGGCTCCTTTGTCAACATGCCAGAGCTGACCAGCCTCAAGGCCGGGAACAACCCCTACCACTGCACCTGTGACCTCTACGGCTTCCTGCAGGAGACTCGGAGGAAGGGTAAGCTGACCCTGCTGGACTGGCCTGGGGGCTGGACATGCTTCCATCCGGAGTCCCTGCTGGACGTGGGCGTGGCTGCCTACACCCCAGGGCTGACGGAGTGTGATGTGAGGGTGGTGGTGGCCATCTCTGTCTCAGTCACAGCTGCTGTGATCATTGCAACCATGGTGCTGTGCTGGAGGTTCGACGTGCTATGGTATCTGCAAGCCACCTACCGCATCGTCCGGTCGAAGTACCGCGCCCGCCACGCTCACCCCACTCGGGCCTATGCCTACCATGCCTTCATCTCCTACAGCTGCTCAGACGCCGACTGGGTGAGGCAGGAGCTGCTCCAGCGGCTGGAGAGCTCCAGCCCCCCGTACCGCATCTGCATCCACGAGAGAGACTTCACACCGGGCAAGTGGATCATCGACAACATCATCGAGAACATCGAGAGCAGCTACAAGATCATCTTCGTCCTCTCCCGCAGCTTTGTCGACAGCGAGTGGTGCAACTACGAGCTCTACTTTGCCCACCAGCGGGCCGTGGGGCTGGGTTACGAGGACGTCATCCTGGTGGTGAAGGAGGCCATCGATCCTCAGAGCCTGCCTCACAAGTTCTGCAAGCTGcggaagatgctgagcaccaaAACCTACCTGGAATGGCCTTCGGAGCCTAGCCGGCAGCCTTTCTTCTGGGTACAGCTCAGGAACGTGCTGGGGAAACCGGGAGCGGCCGAGCCCAGCCAGGACCGGGTCTCGCTAGCCAGCGTGGAGTTGGGCTCAGATGAGAGTATGGACAATCCAGGTGAAGAGGAAACTGCCATCGATGCCGTGGCTAGCCCTGTGAGCTAG